The Xenorhabdus doucetiae genome has a window encoding:
- a CDS encoding NRAMP family divalent metal transporter: MAMQETQETVKQNSAGFVSNRRSSLIAAFFLMATSAIGPGFITQTATFTATMGAAFAFGILASILIDFVVQQNIWRIVTLTRMQSADIANAAIPGSGYLLAALVILGGLVFNIGNIAGAGLGLNALVGLEPKWGGLFSALMAIYIFTSRQASVAIDRIMVILGLVMIGMTLFVAIVSNPPVGEALRQTVLPDEINFATITTIVGGTVGGYICYAGAHRLLDKGAVGVENIKVVSRAATKGILVVGLMRYLLFLAILGVVASGFTLDIAGKTANPASQAFQIAAGEFGLRIFGLIFWAAAMTSIIGAAYTSISFCSVFRKQLTERQRNIATLFFIAASLAVYLLVGTPPAALLVFAGGFNGLILPLGLTLFVYVGWKRADLMAGYVYPRWLLWSGALTCVLTWYMAVMSIGSIFEFLQSA; this comes from the coding sequence ATGGCTATGCAGGAAACGCAGGAAACAGTGAAACAAAACTCGGCAGGTTTTGTCTCAAATCGGCGTTCGTCTTTGATTGCTGCGTTTTTTTTGATGGCGACATCAGCGATCGGGCCGGGGTTTATCACTCAGACAGCGACATTTACTGCGACGATGGGAGCGGCTTTTGCCTTTGGTATCCTGGCCTCGATTTTGATCGATTTTGTGGTACAGCAAAACATTTGGCGAATTGTCACATTAACCCGAATGCAATCGGCTGATATTGCCAATGCAGCGATTCCGGGAAGTGGCTACTTGTTGGCTGCTTTGGTGATCCTTGGCGGATTAGTGTTTAACATCGGTAATATTGCGGGAGCGGGATTAGGGCTTAATGCCTTGGTGGGACTGGAGCCGAAGTGGGGCGGATTATTCAGTGCACTGATGGCGATTTACATTTTTACCTCTCGTCAAGCCAGTGTCGCCATCGATCGGATTATGGTGATATTGGGTCTGGTCATGATAGGCATGACACTGTTTGTTGCGATAGTTTCCAATCCACCAGTGGGAGAAGCCTTGCGGCAAACCGTACTGCCTGATGAAATCAATTTTGCGACGATCACAACGATTGTTGGCGGAACGGTTGGTGGTTACATTTGTTATGCAGGTGCTCACCGTTTACTGGATAAAGGCGCGGTGGGCGTTGAAAACATCAAAGTTGTTTCCCGTGCCGCAACCAAAGGCATCTTGGTCGTTGGCCTGATGCGCTACCTGTTATTTCTTGCCATCTTAGGCGTGGTTGCCAGTGGTTTTACTCTTGATATTGCCGGTAAAACGGCAAACCCTGCCTCTCAAGCCTTTCAGATCGCCGCTGGTGAATTTGGGCTGCGCATCTTTGGTTTAATTTTTTGGGCCGCGGCAATGACCAGCATTATCGGGGCTGCCTATACTTCCATTTCCTTTTGCAGTGTTTTTCGAAAGCAATTGACTGAGCGCCAGCGCAATATCGCCACCTTGTTCTTTATTGCCGCATCGTTGGCCGTTTATCTATTAGTGGGAACGCCGCCCGCCGCGTTGTTGGTTTTCGCCGGTGGTTTCAATGGGCTTATTCTTCCGCTTGGTTTGACCCTCTTTGTGTATGTTGGCTGGAAACGTGCCGATTTGATGGCCGGATATGTCTATCCACGCTGGTTGCTGTGGTCAGGCGCGTTGACTTGTGTGCTGACATGGTACATGGCTGTCATGTCTATCGGTTCAATCTTTGAGTTTTTGCAATCCGCTTAA
- a CDS encoding LamB/YcsF family protein, translating into MITTIDLNSDLGESFGQWRMGSDEAILGIVSSANVACGFHAGDPAGILQTLKSAQKNNVAIGAHVSYPDLVGFGRRKMDIASHELTADVIYQIGALQGLAAAAGTRVSYVKPHGALYNTIANDEYQALAVIEGILAIDPNLMLVGLAGSNILKLAQERGLKTIAEAFADRAYTSQGELVSRREADAVLHDADLVAQRMLQLVTAGGLESIDGKFTPIQADSICVHGDSPGAVAMAKQVKTVLQQAGITIQPFIHP; encoded by the coding sequence ATGATAACAACGATCGATTTAAATAGTGATCTGGGTGAAAGTTTTGGCCAATGGCGGATGGGAAGTGATGAAGCAATATTGGGGATTGTCAGTAGTGCTAACGTTGCCTGTGGTTTTCATGCGGGTGATCCGGCCGGGATTTTGCAGACCTTGAAATCGGCACAGAAAAATAATGTCGCAATCGGTGCCCATGTTTCCTACCCCGATTTGGTTGGTTTTGGGCGACGTAAAATGGATATTGCCAGCCATGAGCTGACCGCTGATGTGATTTACCAGATTGGTGCCTTGCAAGGATTGGCAGCGGCGGCGGGCACCAGAGTGAGTTATGTTAAGCCGCATGGCGCGCTGTATAACACCATCGCAAATGACGAATATCAGGCGCTTGCTGTGATTGAAGGCATTTTGGCGATCGATCCCAACCTGATGTTGGTCGGTTTGGCGGGCTCAAACATTCTTAAGCTGGCTCAGGAAAGAGGGCTGAAAACCATCGCGGAAGCATTTGCTGATCGTGCCTATACCTCACAAGGGGAGTTAGTCTCCCGCCGCGAAGCGGATGCCGTTTTGCATGATGCGGATCTCGTTGCTCAACGCATGTTGCAATTGGTGACAGCAGGGGGGCTTGAGTCCATTGATGGCAAATTTACCCCTATTCAGGCGGATTCGATTTGCGTGCATGGTGATAGCCCCGGTGCGGTAGCGATGGCCAAACAGGTCAAAACCGTTTTGCAACAGGCGGGAATCACCATTCAGCCATTTATTCATCCATGA